In Nomascus leucogenys isolate Asia chromosome 6, Asia_NLE_v1, whole genome shotgun sequence, one DNA window encodes the following:
- the LOC100581166 gene encoding elongin-C-like, which produces MYVKLISSDGHDFIVKIEHALTLGTIKAMLSGPGQFAENETNEVNFREIPSHVLSKVRLYFTYKVRYTNSSTEIPEFPIAPEIALELLMAANFLDC; this is translated from the exons ATGTATGTCAAATTGATATCATCTGATGGCCATgactttattgtaaaaatagaACATGCATTAACATTAGGCACGATAAAAGCCATGTTGAGTGGCCCAG gtcagtttgctgagaacgaaACCAATGAGGTCAATTTTAGAGAGATACCTTCACATGTGCTATCGAAAGTACGCCTGTATTTTACCTACAAGGTTCGCTACACTAACAGCTCCACCGAGATTCCCGAATTCCCAATTGCACCTGAAATTGCACTAGAACTGCTGATGGCTGCGAACTTCCTagattgttaa